From the Periophthalmus magnuspinnatus isolate fPerMag1 chromosome 1, fPerMag1.2.pri, whole genome shotgun sequence genome, one window contains:
- the LOC117370217 gene encoding uncharacterized protein LOC117370217 isoform X2 yields the protein MSLTHTYNMDPPGPGPGSKPRPKPAPSSLSLKSDHSNDHPPEFREALPEGQRLLASDYPECSESEEEESREVLNITLDFLKRMDQERLAQCLFNRSKVGFSDKIKSDLKQRFSRVFEGVAKAGDSASLTQIYTELYITESGASEVNQEHEVRHTESPSKTPAALETTSHVKTSLSPAHTHQSQSEWC from the exons ATGTCGCTGACGCA CACCTACAACATGGACCCACCTGGACCTGGCCCCGGGTCTAAACCCAGACCTAAACCTGCTCCCAGCTCTCTGTCTCTGAAAAGTGACCACTCCAATGACCATCCTCCTGAGTTTAGAGAGGCTCTTCCTGAAGGCCAGAG GCTCCTGGCCTCAGATTACCCAGAATGTTccgagagtgaggaggaggagagcagagaggttCTGAACATCACCCTGGACTTCCTGAAGAGGATGGACCAGGAGCGTCTGGCCCAGTGTCTGTTCAACA GGAGTAAAGTTGGATTCAGTGATAAAATAAAGTCTGATTTGAAGCAGAGGTTCAGCCGTGTGTTTGAGGGTGTGGCTAAAGCAGGAGACTCCGCCTCCCTCACCCAGATTtacacagagctctacatcacagaGAGCGGAGCTTCAGAGgtcaaccaggaacatgaggtcagacacacGGAGAGCCCGTCCAAGACACCGGCCGCTCTAGAGACCACATCACATGTGAAGACATCTTTAAGCCCCGCCCACACTCaccagagccaatcagagtggTGCTGA
- the LOC117370217 gene encoding uncharacterized protein LOC117370217 isoform X3 — protein MMSSECCWKSLGPPGPKEQLDAIFRRLEEQVLRFVQQQLQRLHRLLASDYPECSESEEEESREVLNITLDFLKRMDQERLAQCLFNRSKVGFSDKIKSDLKQRFSRVFEGVAKAGDSASLTQIYTELYITESGASEVNQEHEVRHTESPSKTPAALETTSHVKTSLSPAHTHQSQSEWC, from the exons ATGATGTCCTCAGAATGCTGCTGGAAAAGCCTAGGGCCA CCAGGCCCAAAGGAGCAGCTGGACGCCATATTCAGA CGTCTGGAGGAGCAGGTCCTGAGGTTTGTCCAACAGCAGCTCCAGAGGCTCCACAGGCTCCTGGCCTCAGATTACCCAGAATGTTccgagagtgaggaggaggagagcagagaggttCTGAACATCACCCTGGACTTCCTGAAGAGGATGGACCAGGAGCGTCTGGCCCAGTGTCTGTTCAACA GGAGTAAAGTTGGATTCAGTGATAAAATAAAGTCTGATTTGAAGCAGAGGTTCAGCCGTGTGTTTGAGGGTGTGGCTAAAGCAGGAGACTCCGCCTCCCTCACCCAGATTtacacagagctctacatcacagaGAGCGGAGCTTCAGAGgtcaaccaggaacatgaggtcagacacacGGAGAGCCCGTCCAAGACACCGGCCGCTCTAGAGACCACATCACATGTGAAGACATCTTTAAGCCCCGCCCACACTCaccagagccaatcagagtggTGCTGA
- the LOC129456573 gene encoding protein NLRC3-like: MVTEVRGFTDSQKEEYFTKRFREQATAIISHIKSIRSLHIMSRIPVFCWILSTVLQKLLEQTEEPELPHTLTQMFIHFLVVQANVQNIKYHQRSGADLHWTPETREMVKSLGKLAFEQLQKGNLIFYECDLSECGLDAAAASVYSGVFAQVFREESGLYQDKVYCFIHLSVQEFLAALHIHQSFFSSGENLLEPPHSCESLDPEAAFYRSAVNQALQSPNGHLDWFLLFLLGLSLPTNQKLLQGLLTHTGSDWTNQETVKYIKQKLNEKGLSVERSLNLLHCLNEMNDLSLVKEIQKNMRGGRLSFRSMSPAEWSAVSFLLLSSGSVLEEFDLRKYEASERALLGLLPVVRACTKAF, encoded by the exons atggtgacagaggtgCGAGGGTTCACCGACTCGCAGAAGGAGGAGTACTTCACAAAGAGGTTCAGAGAACAGGCCACAGCCatcatctcccacatcaagAGCATCCGCAGCCTCCACATCATGAGTCGCATCCCGGTTTTCTGCTGgatcctctccacagttctACAGAAACTTCTGGAACAAACAGAGGAACCAGAGCTGCCCCACACTCTCACACAGATGTTCATTCACTTCCTGGTGGTGCAGGCCAATGTCCAGAACATCAAGTATCACCAGAGATCAGGGGCGGACCTTCACTGGACGCCAGAGACCAGGGAGATGGTGAAGtctctgggaaaactggcctttgagcagctgcagaaaggaaaccTGATCTTCTATGAGTGTGACCTGAGCGAGTGTGGGCTGGACGCTGCAGCAgcctcagtgtactctggaGTGTTCGCACAGGTCTTTAGAGAGGAGTCGGGCCTGTACCAGgacaaggtctactgcttcatccatctgagtgtgcaAGAGTTTTTGGCTGCTCTTCACATCCATCagagcttcttcagttctggagaGAACCTGCTGGAGCCACCACACTCCTGTGAGAGTCTAGACCCTGAGGCAGCATTCTACCGCTCTGCTGTGAACCAGGCCTTACAGAGTCCAAATGGACACCTGGACTGgttcctgctcttcctcctgggGCTGTCTCTgccaaccaatcagaagctgcTGCAAGGCCTGCTGACTCACACAGGAAGTGATTGGACCAATCAGGAGACAGTAAAGTACATCAAACAGAAGTTGAATGAAAAGGGTCTGTCTGTAGAGAGAAGCCTgaacctgctccactgtctgaacgAGATGAACGACCTCAGTCTGGTGAAGGAGATACAGAAGAACATGAGAGGAGGACGTCTTTCTTTTCGAAGCATGTCTCCTGCTGAGTGGTCGGCTGTGTCCTTCCTCTTACTGTCCTCAGGCTCAGTCCTGGAGGAGTTTGACCTGAGGAAATATGAGGCCTCAGAGAGAGCTCTCCTGGGTCTGCTGCCGGTGGTCAGAGCCTGCACCAAAGCCT tctga
- the LOC117370217 gene encoding uncharacterized protein LOC117370217 isoform X1, producing MSLTHTYNMDPPGPGPGSKPRPKPAPSSLSLKSDHSNDHPPEFREALPEGQREPGPKEQLDAIFRRLEEQVLRFVQQQLQRLHRLLASDYPECSESEEEESREVLNITLDFLKRMDQERLAQCLFNRSKVGFSDKIKSDLKQRFSRVFEGVAKAGDSASLTQIYTELYITESGASEVNQEHEVRHTESPSKTPAALETTSHVKTSLSPAHTHQSQSEWC from the exons ATGTCGCTGACGCA CACCTACAACATGGACCCACCTGGACCTGGCCCCGGGTCTAAACCCAGACCTAAACCTGCTCCCAGCTCTCTGTCTCTGAAAAGTGACCACTCCAATGACCATCCTCCTGAGTTTAGAGAGGCTCTTCCTGAAGGCCAGAG GGAGCCAGGCCCAAAGGAGCAGCTGGACGCCATATTCAGA CGTCTGGAGGAGCAGGTCCTGAGGTTTGTCCAACAGCAGCTCCAGAGGCTCCACAGGCTCCTGGCCTCAGATTACCCAGAATGTTccgagagtgaggaggaggagagcagagaggttCTGAACATCACCCTGGACTTCCTGAAGAGGATGGACCAGGAGCGTCTGGCCCAGTGTCTGTTCAACA GGAGTAAAGTTGGATTCAGTGATAAAATAAAGTCTGATTTGAAGCAGAGGTTCAGCCGTGTGTTTGAGGGTGTGGCTAAAGCAGGAGACTCCGCCTCCCTCACCCAGATTtacacagagctctacatcacagaGAGCGGAGCTTCAGAGgtcaaccaggaacatgaggtcagacacacGGAGAGCCCGTCCAAGACACCGGCCGCTCTAGAGACCACATCACATGTGAAGACATCTTTAAGCCCCGCCCACACTCaccagagccaatcagagtggTGCTGA